A part of Bosea sp. (in: a-proteobacteria) genomic DNA contains:
- a CDS encoding ATP-binding protein — translation MFHRFVERRAQDALSDTPVVLIVGPRRAGKTTLVRKIAETGWTYSTLDDQTVLEAAQSDPAGFIRGLDRAIIDEIQRAPNLLLAIKKTVDEDYRPGRFLLTGSANVLTLPRVADSLAGRMETIRMLPLARAEIENRAPTFLERLFEGNLQSQRDAIVGDELVQLALRGGFPEAISRDSERRRQDWARSYLTSILTRDLRDIAEVEKLTELPKFVRLLAEHSGQLVNYSQLASGINVNHRTGQRYVGLLEQVFLIATLQPWFTNALKRIVKTPKLHFLDSGLLAAARGLTFDRIKADRGAFGALLESFVFSEVLKLMTASDLRLTPHHFRDRDMREVDIVLERDDGMIAAIEVKASATVKASDFSGLRALAEACGDRFAFGVVLYDSTDVVPFGSKLAAAPISCLWG, via the coding sequence ATGTTCCACAGATTCGTTGAGCGTCGGGCGCAAGACGCCCTCAGCGATACTCCTGTCGTCCTGATCGTTGGACCACGCAGGGCCGGCAAGACGACGCTGGTCCGAAAGATCGCAGAAACAGGCTGGACCTACAGCACGCTCGACGACCAGACCGTCCTTGAGGCCGCCCAGTCCGACCCGGCCGGCTTCATCCGAGGTCTGGATCGCGCCATCATCGACGAGATCCAGCGCGCGCCCAATCTGTTGCTGGCGATCAAGAAGACGGTCGACGAAGATTATCGTCCTGGCCGTTTCCTGCTGACCGGCTCGGCCAATGTGCTTACCTTGCCGCGCGTCGCTGACAGCCTCGCTGGCCGGATGGAAACCATCCGGATGCTGCCCTTGGCTCGGGCGGAAATCGAGAACCGAGCGCCGACCTTTCTCGAACGTCTGTTTGAGGGAAATTTGCAGAGTCAAAGGGACGCCATTGTCGGCGACGAGTTGGTCCAACTAGCACTGCGCGGCGGCTTTCCGGAAGCGATCAGCCGTGACAGCGAACGGCGGCGACAAGACTGGGCGCGCTCTTATCTCACCTCGATCCTGACCCGTGATCTTCGCGACATCGCCGAGGTGGAAAAGCTCACCGAACTCCCGAAATTCGTGCGACTTCTGGCCGAACATTCCGGGCAGCTCGTCAACTATTCCCAGCTTGCCAGCGGCATCAACGTCAACCACAGGACCGGTCAGCGCTATGTCGGTCTGCTCGAACAGGTGTTCCTGATCGCGACCCTGCAGCCTTGGTTCACCAATGCGCTCAAGCGCATCGTCAAGACGCCCAAGCTGCATTTCCTTGATTCCGGCCTGCTGGCCGCCGCGCGCGGGCTGACTTTTGATCGGATCAAGGCGGATCGGGGGGCGTTTGGCGCGCTGCTCGAGAGCTTCGTATTTTCTGAAGTGCTGAAGCTGATGACGGCCTCAGACCTGCGTCTGACACCACATCATTTCCGCGATCGGGACATGCGCGAGGTCGACATCGTGCTCGAGCGCGATGACGGCATGATTGCCGCCATCGAGGTGAAGGCGAGCGCAACGGTCAAGGCCAGCGACTTCTCGGGCCTGCGAGCATTGGCGGAAGCCTGCGGGGACCGATTCGCGTTTGGCGTGGTCCTCTACGACAGCACGGACGTCGTGCCTTTTGGTAGCAAGCTGGCAGCGGCGCCAATATCTTGTTTGTGGGGTTGA